In the genome of Oryctolagus cuniculus unplaced genomic scaffold, mOryCun1.1 SCAFFOLD_105, whole genome shotgun sequence, one region contains:
- the LOC127485275 gene encoding serine/threonine-protein kinase MARK2 isoform X2, with translation MEDPLDFHPALDGFRFVDVIGRGGFGLVKLARHLASGKYVAVKILLRDCSPSSPLSAQGEAAILRSLRHDNIVRLLEERHTRTHLFLVMELATKGSLQSYVFEQGGLAEAEARILFGQALAAVSYCHAQRVVHRDLKLGNLLLDEHMTIKLADFGLSLRLEQGTLVRGFWGTPEYCAPEVFLGEAYDAFKADVWSLGVVLFAMLAATLPFRGKDTEELQDTVLCACYVLPRAVSPALRELLAWLLTVDASGRPSAEDATTHWWLDPGQEATQEEKEAAVTLLQPLGVPRDSEAKEYLAGLGLLPGTGTEGTPGPQPQGPASLPKSSQGGERLTREKDHLSLVSVSCDSMSVEISSARSDSSEASSQPQQERSPAPSAAPDSSQASSQPQQERSPAPSAAPNSSQASSQPQQERSPAPSANPNSSQASSQPQQEWSPAPSAAPEPASEASPSSPSAGSHVDLAEPEAAAAASREPKDADTTDTKASAQGKRQGRRGVGRRILRFLLRACCILPSRGSSPGSCCRVVPK, from the exons ATGGAAGACCCCTTGGACTTCCATCCTGCTCTGGACGGGTTCCGCTTTGTGGACGTGATCGGCCGGGGCGGCTTTGGCCTGGTGAAGCTGGCCCGGCACCTGGCGTCGGGCAAGTACGTGGCAGTGAAGATCCTTCTGCGAGACTGCTCTCCCAGCAGCCCGCTGTCCGCGCAGGGGGAGGCAGCCATCCTGAGGAGCCTGCGGCATGACAACATCGTGCGGCTGCTGGAGGAGCGGCACACGAGGACGCACCTGTTCCTGGTCATGGAGCTGGCGACCAAGGGCTCGCTCCAGAGCTACGTGTTTGAGCAGGGCGGCCTGGCTGAGGCCGAGGCCAGGATCCTGTTCGGCCAGGCGCTGGCCGCCGTGAGCTACTGCCATGCCCAGCGCGTGGTGCACCGGGACCTCAAGCTGGGCAACCTGCTGCTGGACGAGCACATGACCATCAAGCTGGCGGACTTCGGCCTGAGCCTGCGGCTGGAGCAGGGCACGCTGGTAAGGGGCTTCTGGGGGACCCCCGAGTACTGCGCACCGGAGGTTTTCCTCGGGGAGGCCTATGACGCTTTTAAGGCTGATGTGTGGAGCCTGGGGGTGGTGCTGTTTGCCATGCTGGCGGCCACGCTGCCCTTCCGCGGCAAGGACACGGAGGAGCTGCAGGACACGGTGCTGTGTGCCTGCTATGTGCTGCCGCGTGCCGTCAGCCCGGCCCTGCGGGAGCTGCTGGCTTGGCTGCTCACTGTCGACGCCTCGGGGAGGCCCAGTGCGGAGGACGCCACAACCCACTGGTGGTTGGATCCCGGCCAAGAAGCTAcccaggaggagaaggaggccgctgtcaccctgctgcagcccctgggcgTTCCCCGGGACTCAGAGGCCAAGGAGTACCTGGCGGGCCTCGGCCTGCTGCCAGGCACGGGGACTGAGGGGACGCCAGGCcctcagccccagggccctgcatcCCTGCCCAAGTCCTCACAGGGCGGGGAGCGCCTCACCAGAGAGAAGGACCATTTGTCTCTGGTGTCGGTGTCCTGTGACAGCATGTCCGTGGAAATTTCCTCCGCACGAAGCGACTCCTCCGAGGCCTCTA gccagccacagcaggagaggagccctgctcccagcgccGCCCCCGACTCCTCCCAGGCCTCCA gccagccacagcaggagaggagccctgctcccagcgccGCCCCCAACTCCTCCCAGGCCTCCA gccagccacagcaggagaggagccctgcTCCTAGTGCCAACCCCAACTCCTCCCAGGCCTCCA gccagccacagcaagagtggagccctgctcccagcgccGCCCCTGAGCCAGCCTCCGAAGCGTCGCCCTCCAGCCCCAGTGCCGGGAGCCACGTGGACCTTGCAGAGCCagaagccgccgccgccgcatcCCGTGAGCCCaaggatgctgacaccacagacaCCAAGGCCAGCGCCCAGGGCAAGAGGCAGGGCCGTCGCGGGGTCGGCAGGAGGATCCTCCGGTTCCTGCTGAGGGCGTGCTGCATCCTGCCGTCCCGAGGGAgcagccctggcagctgctgcAGAGTTGTCCCCAAGtag
- the LOC127485275 gene encoding MAP/microtubule affinity-regulating kinase 3 isoform X4 yields the protein MEDPLDFHPALDGFRFVDVIGRGGFGLVKLARHLASGKYVAVKILLRDCSPSSPLSAQGEAAILRSLRHDNIVRLLEERHTRTHLFLVMELATKGSLQSYVFEQGGLAEAEARILFGQALAAVSYCHAQRVVHRDLKLGNLLLDEHMTIKLADFGLSLRLEQGTLVRGFWGTPEYCAPEVFLGEAYDAFKADVWSLGVVLFAMLAATLPFRGKDTEELQDTVLCACYVLPRAVSPALRELLAWLLTVDASGRPSAEDATTHWWLDPGQEATQEEKEAAVTLLQPLGVPRDSEAKEYLAGLGLLPGTGTEGTPGPQPQGPASLPKSSQGGERLTREKDHLSLVSVSCDSMSVEISSARSDSSEASSQPQQERSPAPSAAPDSSQASSQPQQERSPAPSAAPNSSQASSQPQQEWSPAPSAAPEPASEASPSSPSAGSHVDLAEPEAAAAASREPKDADTTDTKASAQGKRQGRRGVGRRILRFLLRACCILPSRGSSPGSCCRVVPK from the exons ATGGAAGACCCCTTGGACTTCCATCCTGCTCTGGACGGGTTCCGCTTTGTGGACGTGATCGGCCGGGGCGGCTTTGGCCTGGTGAAGCTGGCCCGGCACCTGGCGTCGGGCAAGTACGTGGCAGTGAAGATCCTTCTGCGAGACTGCTCTCCCAGCAGCCCGCTGTCCGCGCAGGGGGAGGCAGCCATCCTGAGGAGCCTGCGGCATGACAACATCGTGCGGCTGCTGGAGGAGCGGCACACGAGGACGCACCTGTTCCTGGTCATGGAGCTGGCGACCAAGGGCTCGCTCCAGAGCTACGTGTTTGAGCAGGGCGGCCTGGCTGAGGCCGAGGCCAGGATCCTGTTCGGCCAGGCGCTGGCCGCCGTGAGCTACTGCCATGCCCAGCGCGTGGTGCACCGGGACCTCAAGCTGGGCAACCTGCTGCTGGACGAGCACATGACCATCAAGCTGGCGGACTTCGGCCTGAGCCTGCGGCTGGAGCAGGGCACGCTGGTAAGGGGCTTCTGGGGGACCCCCGAGTACTGCGCACCGGAGGTTTTCCTCGGGGAGGCCTATGACGCTTTTAAGGCTGATGTGTGGAGCCTGGGGGTGGTGCTGTTTGCCATGCTGGCGGCCACGCTGCCCTTCCGCGGCAAGGACACGGAGGAGCTGCAGGACACGGTGCTGTGTGCCTGCTATGTGCTGCCGCGTGCCGTCAGCCCGGCCCTGCGGGAGCTGCTGGCTTGGCTGCTCACTGTCGACGCCTCGGGGAGGCCCAGTGCGGAGGACGCCACAACCCACTGGTGGTTGGATCCCGGCCAAGAAGCTAcccaggaggagaaggaggccgctgtcaccctgctgcagcccctgggcgTTCCCCGGGACTCAGAGGCCAAGGAGTACCTGGCGGGCCTCGGCCTGCTGCCAGGCACGGGGACTGAGGGGACGCCAGGCcctcagccccagggccctgcatcCCTGCCCAAGTCCTCACAGGGCGGGGAGCGCCTCACCAGAGAGAAGGACCATTTGTCTCTGGTGTCGGTGTCCTGTGACAGCATGTCCGTGGAAATTTCCTCCGCACGAAGCGACTCCTCCGAGGCCTCTA gccagccacagcaggagaggagccctgctcccagcgccGCCCCCGACTCCTCCCAGGCCTCCA gccagccacagcaggagaggagccctgctcccagcgccGCCCCCAACTCCTCCCAGGCCTCCA gccagccacagcaagagtggagccctgctcccagcgccGCCCCTGAGCCAGCCTCCGAAGCGTCGCCCTCCAGCCCCAGTGCCGGGAGCCACGTGGACCTTGCAGAGCCagaagccgccgccgccgcatcCCGTGAGCCCaaggatgctgacaccacagacaCCAAGGCCAGCGCCCAGGGCAAGAGGCAGGGCCGTCGCGGGGTCGGCAGGAGGATCCTCCGGTTCCTGCTGAGGGCGTGCTGCATCCTGCCGTCCCGAGGGAgcagccctggcagctgctgcAGAGTTGTCCCCAAGtag
- the LOC127485275 gene encoding MAP/microtubule affinity-regulating kinase 3 isoform X5, producing the protein MEDPLDFHPALDGFRFVDVIGRGGFGLVKLARHLASGKYVAVKILLRDCSPSSPLSAQGEAAILRSLRHDNIVRLLEERHTRTHLFLVMELATKGSLQSYVFEQGGLAEAEARILFGQALAAVSYCHAQRVVHRDLKLGNLLLDEHMTIKLADFGLSLRLEQGTLVRGFWGTPEYCAPEVFLGEAYDAFKADVWSLGVVLFAMLAATLPFRGKDTEELQDTVLCACYVLPRAVSPALRELLAWLLTVDASGRPSAEDATTHWWLDPGQEATQEEKEAAVTLLQPLGVPRDSEAKEYLAGLGLLPGTGTEGTPGPQPQGPASLPKSSQGGERLTREKDHLSLVSVSCDSMSVEISSARSDSSEASSQPQQERSPAPSAAPNSSQASSQPQQEWSPAPSAAPEPASEASPSSPSAGSHVDLAEPEAAAAASREPKDADTTDTKASAQGKRQGRRGVGRRILRFLLRACCILPSRGSSPGSCCRVVPK; encoded by the exons ATGGAAGACCCCTTGGACTTCCATCCTGCTCTGGACGGGTTCCGCTTTGTGGACGTGATCGGCCGGGGCGGCTTTGGCCTGGTGAAGCTGGCCCGGCACCTGGCGTCGGGCAAGTACGTGGCAGTGAAGATCCTTCTGCGAGACTGCTCTCCCAGCAGCCCGCTGTCCGCGCAGGGGGAGGCAGCCATCCTGAGGAGCCTGCGGCATGACAACATCGTGCGGCTGCTGGAGGAGCGGCACACGAGGACGCACCTGTTCCTGGTCATGGAGCTGGCGACCAAGGGCTCGCTCCAGAGCTACGTGTTTGAGCAGGGCGGCCTGGCTGAGGCCGAGGCCAGGATCCTGTTCGGCCAGGCGCTGGCCGCCGTGAGCTACTGCCATGCCCAGCGCGTGGTGCACCGGGACCTCAAGCTGGGCAACCTGCTGCTGGACGAGCACATGACCATCAAGCTGGCGGACTTCGGCCTGAGCCTGCGGCTGGAGCAGGGCACGCTGGTAAGGGGCTTCTGGGGGACCCCCGAGTACTGCGCACCGGAGGTTTTCCTCGGGGAGGCCTATGACGCTTTTAAGGCTGATGTGTGGAGCCTGGGGGTGGTGCTGTTTGCCATGCTGGCGGCCACGCTGCCCTTCCGCGGCAAGGACACGGAGGAGCTGCAGGACACGGTGCTGTGTGCCTGCTATGTGCTGCCGCGTGCCGTCAGCCCGGCCCTGCGGGAGCTGCTGGCTTGGCTGCTCACTGTCGACGCCTCGGGGAGGCCCAGTGCGGAGGACGCCACAACCCACTGGTGGTTGGATCCCGGCCAAGAAGCTAcccaggaggagaaggaggccgctgtcaccctgctgcagcccctgggcgTTCCCCGGGACTCAGAGGCCAAGGAGTACCTGGCGGGCCTCGGCCTGCTGCCAGGCACGGGGACTGAGGGGACGCCAGGCcctcagccccagggccctgcatcCCTGCCCAAGTCCTCACAGGGCGGGGAGCGCCTCACCAGAGAGAAGGACCATTTGTCTCTGGTGTCGGTGTCCTGTGACAGCATGTCCGTGGAAATTTCCTCCGCACGAAGCGACTCCTCCGAGGCCTCTA gccagccacagcaggagaggagccctgctcccagcgccGCCCCCAACTCCTCCCAGGCCTCCA gccagccacagcaagagtggagccctgctcccagcgccGCCCCTGAGCCAGCCTCCGAAGCGTCGCCCTCCAGCCCCAGTGCCGGGAGCCACGTGGACCTTGCAGAGCCagaagccgccgccgccgcatcCCGTGAGCCCaaggatgctgacaccacagacaCCAAGGCCAGCGCCCAGGGCAAGAGGCAGGGCCGTCGCGGGGTCGGCAGGAGGATCCTCCGGTTCCTGCTGAGGGCGTGCTGCATCCTGCCGTCCCGAGGGAgcagccctggcagctgctgcAGAGTTGTCCCCAAGtag
- the LOC127485275 gene encoding MAP/microtubule affinity-regulating kinase 3 isoform X3, which produces MEDPLDFHPALDGFRFVDVIGRGGFGLVKLARHLASGKYVAVKILLRDCSPSSPLSAQGEAAILRSLRHDNIVRLLEERHTRTHLFLVMELATKGSLQSYVFEQGGLAEAEARILFGQALAAVSYCHAQRVVHRDLKLGNLLLDEHMTIKLADFGLSLRLEQGTLVRGFWGTPEYCAPEVFLGEAYDAFKADVWSLGVVLFAMLAATLPFRGKDTEELQDTVLCACYVLPRAVSPALRELLAWLLTVDASGRPSAEDATTHWWLDPGQEATQEEKEAAVTLLQPLGVPRDSEAKEYLAGLGLLPGTGTEGTPGPQPQGPASLPKSSQGGERLTREKDHLSLVSVSCDSMSVEISSARSDSSEASSQPQQERSPAPSAAPDSSQASSQPQQERSPAPSANPNSSQASSQPQQEWSPAPSAAPEPASEASPSSPSAGSHVDLAEPEAAAAASREPKDADTTDTKASAQGKRQGRRGVGRRILRFLLRACCILPSRGSSPGSCCRVVPK; this is translated from the exons ATGGAAGACCCCTTGGACTTCCATCCTGCTCTGGACGGGTTCCGCTTTGTGGACGTGATCGGCCGGGGCGGCTTTGGCCTGGTGAAGCTGGCCCGGCACCTGGCGTCGGGCAAGTACGTGGCAGTGAAGATCCTTCTGCGAGACTGCTCTCCCAGCAGCCCGCTGTCCGCGCAGGGGGAGGCAGCCATCCTGAGGAGCCTGCGGCATGACAACATCGTGCGGCTGCTGGAGGAGCGGCACACGAGGACGCACCTGTTCCTGGTCATGGAGCTGGCGACCAAGGGCTCGCTCCAGAGCTACGTGTTTGAGCAGGGCGGCCTGGCTGAGGCCGAGGCCAGGATCCTGTTCGGCCAGGCGCTGGCCGCCGTGAGCTACTGCCATGCCCAGCGCGTGGTGCACCGGGACCTCAAGCTGGGCAACCTGCTGCTGGACGAGCACATGACCATCAAGCTGGCGGACTTCGGCCTGAGCCTGCGGCTGGAGCAGGGCACGCTGGTAAGGGGCTTCTGGGGGACCCCCGAGTACTGCGCACCGGAGGTTTTCCTCGGGGAGGCCTATGACGCTTTTAAGGCTGATGTGTGGAGCCTGGGGGTGGTGCTGTTTGCCATGCTGGCGGCCACGCTGCCCTTCCGCGGCAAGGACACGGAGGAGCTGCAGGACACGGTGCTGTGTGCCTGCTATGTGCTGCCGCGTGCCGTCAGCCCGGCCCTGCGGGAGCTGCTGGCTTGGCTGCTCACTGTCGACGCCTCGGGGAGGCCCAGTGCGGAGGACGCCACAACCCACTGGTGGTTGGATCCCGGCCAAGAAGCTAcccaggaggagaaggaggccgctgtcaccctgctgcagcccctgggcgTTCCCCGGGACTCAGAGGCCAAGGAGTACCTGGCGGGCCTCGGCCTGCTGCCAGGCACGGGGACTGAGGGGACGCCAGGCcctcagccccagggccctgcatcCCTGCCCAAGTCCTCACAGGGCGGGGAGCGCCTCACCAGAGAGAAGGACCATTTGTCTCTGGTGTCGGTGTCCTGTGACAGCATGTCCGTGGAAATTTCCTCCGCACGAAGCGACTCCTCCGAGGCCTCTA gccagccacagcaggagaggagccctgctcccagcgccGCCCCCGACTCCTCCCAGGCCTCCA gccagccacagcaggagaggagccctgcTCCTAGTGCCAACCCCAACTCCTCCCAGGCCTCCA gccagccacagcaagagtggagccctgctcccagcgccGCCCCTGAGCCAGCCTCCGAAGCGTCGCCCTCCAGCCCCAGTGCCGGGAGCCACGTGGACCTTGCAGAGCCagaagccgccgccgccgcatcCCGTGAGCCCaaggatgctgacaccacagacaCCAAGGCCAGCGCCCAGGGCAAGAGGCAGGGCCGTCGCGGGGTCGGCAGGAGGATCCTCCGGTTCCTGCTGAGGGCGTGCTGCATCCTGCCGTCCCGAGGGAgcagccctggcagctgctgcAGAGTTGTCCCCAAGtag
- the LOC127485275 gene encoding MAP/microtubule affinity-regulating kinase 4 isoform X6: MEDPLDFHPALDGFRFVDVIGRGGFGLVKLARHLASGKYVAVKILLRDCSPSSPLSAQGEAAILRSLRHDNIVRLLEERHTRTHLFLVMELATKGSLQSYVFEQGGLAEAEARILFGQALAAVSYCHAQRVVHRDLKLGNLLLDEHMTIKLADFGLSLRLEQGTLVRGFWGTPEYCAPEVFLGEAYDAFKADVWSLGVVLFAMLAATLPFRGKDTEELQDTVLCACYVLPRAVSPALRELLAWLLTVDASGRPSAEDATTHWWLDPGQEATQEEKEAAVTLLQPLGVPRDSEAKEYLAGLGLLPGTGTEGTPGPQPQGPASLPKSSQGGERLTREKDHLSLVSVSCDSMSVEISSARSDSSEASSQPQQERSPAPSAAPDSSQASSQPQQERSPAPSAAPNSSQASSQPQQERSPAPSANPNSSQASSQPQQERSPAPSAAPNSSQASSESYPPPCLGASRS, from the exons ATGGAAGACCCCTTGGACTTCCATCCTGCTCTGGACGGGTTCCGCTTTGTGGACGTGATCGGCCGGGGCGGCTTTGGCCTGGTGAAGCTGGCCCGGCACCTGGCGTCGGGCAAGTACGTGGCAGTGAAGATCCTTCTGCGAGACTGCTCTCCCAGCAGCCCGCTGTCCGCGCAGGGGGAGGCAGCCATCCTGAGGAGCCTGCGGCATGACAACATCGTGCGGCTGCTGGAGGAGCGGCACACGAGGACGCACCTGTTCCTGGTCATGGAGCTGGCGACCAAGGGCTCGCTCCAGAGCTACGTGTTTGAGCAGGGCGGCCTGGCTGAGGCCGAGGCCAGGATCCTGTTCGGCCAGGCGCTGGCCGCCGTGAGCTACTGCCATGCCCAGCGCGTGGTGCACCGGGACCTCAAGCTGGGCAACCTGCTGCTGGACGAGCACATGACCATCAAGCTGGCGGACTTCGGCCTGAGCCTGCGGCTGGAGCAGGGCACGCTGGTAAGGGGCTTCTGGGGGACCCCCGAGTACTGCGCACCGGAGGTTTTCCTCGGGGAGGCCTATGACGCTTTTAAGGCTGATGTGTGGAGCCTGGGGGTGGTGCTGTTTGCCATGCTGGCGGCCACGCTGCCCTTCCGCGGCAAGGACACGGAGGAGCTGCAGGACACGGTGCTGTGTGCCTGCTATGTGCTGCCGCGTGCCGTCAGCCCGGCCCTGCGGGAGCTGCTGGCTTGGCTGCTCACTGTCGACGCCTCGGGGAGGCCCAGTGCGGAGGACGCCACAACCCACTGGTGGTTGGATCCCGGCCAAGAAGCTAcccaggaggagaaggaggccgctgtcaccctgctgcagcccctgggcgTTCCCCGGGACTCAGAGGCCAAGGAGTACCTGGCGGGCCTCGGCCTGCTGCCAGGCACGGGGACTGAGGGGACGCCAGGCcctcagccccagggccctgcatcCCTGCCCAAGTCCTCACAGGGCGGGGAGCGCCTCACCAGAGAGAAGGACCATTTGTCTCTGGTGTCGGTGTCCTGTGACAGCATGTCCGTGGAAATTTCCTCCGCACGAAGCGACTCCTCCGAGGCCTCTA gccagccacagcaggagaggagccctgctcccagcgccGCCCCCGACTCCTCCCAGGCCTCCA gccagccacagcaggagaggagccctgctcccagcgccGCCCCCAACTCCTCCCAGGCCTCCA gccagccacagcaggagaggagccctgcTCCTAGTGCCAACCCCAACTCCTCCCAGGCCTCCA